A portion of the Juglans microcarpa x Juglans regia isolate MS1-56 chromosome 1D, Jm3101_v1.0, whole genome shotgun sequence genome contains these proteins:
- the LOC121242261 gene encoding BI1-like protein — translation MYGYAGVTTKGGEEVDLESGETLYPGLSPGENQLRWGFIRKVYGILAAQLVLTTIVSSVTVLSPAVNNLLRGNSGLLLFLMFLPLVLLWPLYMYQQKHPLNFIFLGLFTMSLSLTVGVSCANTDGKLVLEALILTSAVVSSLTGYTFWASKKGKDFSYLGPILFTSLFVLILTGFIQMFFPLGSTSVAIYGAIGAIIFSGYIVYDTDNLIKRYTYDEYIWASVNLYLDILNLFLSILRMLRQANN, via the exons atgTACGGATACGCGGGTGTTACCACGAAGGGTGGTGAAGAGGTAGACCTAGAGTCCGGTGAGACCCTGTACCCTGGTCTTAGCCCCGGCGAGAACCAGCTCCGATGGGGTTTTATCCGCAAGGTCTACGGTATTCTCGCTGCTCAGCTCGTCCTCACCACCATCGTCTCTTCCGTCACCGTTCTCTCCCCTGCCGTCAACAATCTCCTCCGGGGCAATTCCGGGTTGTTGCTCTTCCTCATGTTCCTTCCCCTCGTCT TGTTGTGGCCCCTGTATATGTATCAACAAAAGCATCCCCTGAACTTTATCTTCCTTGGACTCTTCACCATGTCGCTGAGCCTCACAGTTGGTGTAAGCTGTGCGAACACGGATG GAAAACTTGTGCTTGAAGCATTAATTTTAACCTCAGCTGTTGTTTCCTCCTTAACTGGTTACACCTTCTGGGCATCTAAGAAGGGCAAGGACTTCAGCTATCTTGGACCAATCTTATTCACCAGCCTCTTTGTCCTTATCCTTACTGGTTTTATCCAG ATGTTCTTCCCGCTTGGCTCGACATCTGTTGCGATTTATGGTGCAATTGGTGCCATAATTTTCTCAGGCTACATCGTTTATGACACTGACAACCTAATCAAGCGCTACACTTATGACGAGTACATTTGGGCCTCCGTTAATCTTTATCTCGACATCCTGAACCTGTTCCTTTCCATTTTACGG